In the Bacteroidia bacterium genome, CGCTAGTATAAAAGAGGGCATGCGTTTATCTTTTGCATCAAGATATCCTGTGAAGCATAATGATATGAATGATTTAGAAAAAAAGATAAAAAAATATCGTGAATCCATAGGTGATGGGCAATTATTTTATGTTTTTGAAACTGTGTATAGCATGGACGGAGATGTTCCAGAAGTGCAAACTATAATAAAGTTAGCTCAGCAATACGAAGTTATTTTGATAGCCGATGAAGTGCATGCCTTTGGTGTATTTGGAGATAAAGGTCAAGGTTTATTACAGATGTATAACTGCCATAAGAACATATCTATACGGATAATAGGTTTTGGCAAAGCCGGGGGAACTTTCGGCGCAGTGATAGCAGTACAAGATAGCGTTATTAAAGCTTATTTACTCAATAAAGCTCGCCCTGTCATTTATACTACGGCACTTTCTCCTTTTCAAGTTAGGGTTATGCATGCTGCAACACAACTTATTGCACAAAATTCTAATTGGCGTGCAGATTTACACTTCAATATACAAGTTTTTCAGCACTTATTGCCGCACTTGAACATACAAACTCCTATAATTCCAATTGTGATAGGCGATCTTACTAAATTGCATGCTATTCATGAAACAGTAAAAAATGCTGGTTTTGATGTAGCTATGGTACGTTCGCCTACTGTACCTAAGGGACAAGAAAGGTTGCGAATTAGCGTGCACGCACATAACACCAAGCAAGAGATTGAAGAAGTATTGGGTCTTATTCAGACTTGCTTAACCTAAAAATTTTGTTTTTTCTAATTGTTTAGCTGCTTTCAAGGATATTTCAAACTTTTTCTTCATATTTTTTCTTGAAGTACTTCATAGGTACGATAAGCATTCCAAAGTTTTCACCGTTTTCTTTATCAAGATGTTTGTGGTGAATTTTGTGCGCTTTACGAATACCTACAATATAACGGTTATTCCATCGGCTTAAAATCTTGAATCTTTGGTGAATAATAATGTCATGAACCACAAAATATGCTATTCCATAGAGTGCTATACCAATTCCAATGTAAAGTCTAATATCTTGCTTAGCTATACCTGTAAATATGCAGTACATGCTAGGAATGGCAAATATTAAGAAAAAAGTGTCATTTTTTTCAAAGAAGCCTTCTTTACCTTGGTGGTGATCCTTATGCAGATACCATAAA is a window encoding:
- a CDS encoding pyridoxal phosphate-dependent aminotransferase family protein; translated protein: MQKWLSQIEKQIHQLKVEQEYRTLQYYNQIDFISNDYLGIVKKGILQKLMLKELSNGIPLGSTGSRLLSGNSIWHQEAEDFFKEYFDCADALIVNSAYDANVAVLSTFPSRKDIILYDEKVHASIKEGMRLSFASRYPVKHNDMNDLEKKIKKYRESIGDGQLFYVFETVYSMDGDVPEVQTIIKLAQQYEVILIADEVHAFGVFGDKGQGLLQMYNCHKNISIRIIGFGKAGGTFGAVIAVQDSVIKAYLLNKARPVIYTTALSPFQVRVMHAATQLIAQNSNWRADLHFNIQVFQHLLPHLNIQTPIIPIVIGDLTKLHAIHETVKNAGFDVAMVRSPTVPKGQERLRISVHAHNTKQEIEEVLGLIQTCLT
- a CDS encoding sterol desaturase family protein, with protein sequence MTLILNVLVVLATFFFMEFVAWFTHKYIMHGFLWYLHKDHHQGKEGFFEKNDTFFLIFAIPSMYCIFTGIAKQDIRLYIGIGIALYGIAYFVVHDIIIHQRFKILSRWNNRYIVGIRKAHKIHHKHLDKENGENFGMLIVPMKYFKKKYEEKV